A DNA window from Coffea arabica cultivar ET-39 chromosome 6c, Coffea Arabica ET-39 HiFi, whole genome shotgun sequence contains the following coding sequences:
- the LOC140008812 gene encoding uncharacterized protein, with protein sequence MKKYADQRRRDLEFQVGDQVMLKLTPQIWKKVSSKTVHRGLIPKYDGPFEVIKNVGRVAYRLKLPDRLKIHPTFHVSFLKPFNQDGMDEGRRQAKRAPPVIRKQFQKEVEAVLHHRTMGQSKKNKRTDYLIQWKGETELDATWERDVTLWQFEDKIAEYLRKVRKQAKLTRASTSSSGGGLLAP encoded by the coding sequence ATGAAGAAGTATGCGGACCAACGTAGACGGGACTTGGAGTTCCAGGTGGGAGATCAAGTGATGCTGAAGTTGACTCCCCAGATATGGAAGAAAGTGAGCAGCAAAACCGTCCATCGCGGGCTCATCCCAAAGTACGATGGACCGTTTGAGGTAATAAAGAATGTGGGTCGTGTAGCCTATCGATTGAAGCTGCCCGATAGACTAAAGATCCACCCGACCTTCCATGTAAGTTTCTTGAAACCCTTCAACCAGGACGGGATGGATGAAGGACGGAGGCAGGCGAAACGTGCTCCACCAGTGATCCGCAAGCAATTCCAGAAGGAGGTGGAAGCTGTGCTGCACCACAGAACGATGGGGCAGAGCAAAAAGAACAAACGGACAGATTACCTGATCCAGTGGAAGGGCGAGACCGAGTTGGATGCTACTTGGGAACGGGACGTGACCTTGTGGCAGTTCGAAGATAAAATTGCTGAGTACCTGAGGAAGGTGCGGAAGCAAGCCAAGTTGACGAGGGCGTCAACCTCTTCAAGTGGGGGTGGTTTGTTAGCCCCTTAG